One segment of Candidatus Gracilibacteria bacterium DNA contains the following:
- a CDS encoding DEAD/DEAH box helicase, with protein sequence MFIVLDLETTGLLAKEDEIIEIACVKIDRKTFLEVDRFSSFVKSKKEIPEFISQITNIFSEDISNAPEFKDIIDDVQNFIEGYPIIGHNIQFDIGFLESHGVNVSKNPSIDTFFLANFLCSDEKSLNLGYLCEVLGIELQNAHRALDDTLATAELFRKLIAKLQSSSYEYGEYLYYFLDQCGESGIKILKDLYLQKPEFVLSSEEFVEKYIKDLSNNIHDIQDISMSKVNENLSDFLEKIPNFELRDSQKSMLDTVDKTLSNGKKSLIEAPTGIGKTFAYLLPALQYSLNFGEQVHVSTSTKALQDQIFYKDLAFLKTHFPHEFSYTKLKGKRNYLGVSSLLEFIDQQGILSSSHCSFLLKIVLWSIKSEFGELDELDFYGEEFSHISEIHAGNGFILSDSNPFKLQEFAHRARLRAKSANIIITNNHILFQDIASEGSLLGGVQNLIIDEAHVLEDVVTSSLKKTVNFQLIQKSFQKIEKKIQKYKISDLEIDEVKQKILYESAELFSFFEGEIFSKFSSGAQYKMLLLKQDFFDAHKDLSELAKKIIYSIQGLIKEIKSLDESISQKLSQEMQELLNIKDIFQTFFENRDMSEFIYYMSYDDTRGLQLHTTVLKPGNFLEEKLWSSLKSVILTSATLQLSEDFSYIQGVLSLDDFDTFVLPSDFDYHKQALVYIPQDLGSIKNNLPEIIDFLADFFRVVKGRTLMLCTAFFVIREIYTKYKIILERENINLLAQSISGSKYKQIDFFKKNPENSILLGTDTFWEGIDIPGDDLKYLLIHKIPFSVPSDPIFQARSQLYKDSFSEYAIPKSILKLKQGFGRLIRTKSDTGIIVFLDDRIYSTKWGEKYYQAFPKDIKIRYGSSQKLIDLLDKSK encoded by the coding sequence TATTATTGATGATGTTCAAAACTTTATTGAATGATATCCAATTATTGGTCATAATATTCAATTTGATATTTGATTTTTAGAAAGCCATTGAGTGAATGTTTCTAAAAATCCCAGCATTGATACATTTTTTTTGGCAAATTTTTTATGTTCTGATGAAAAATCACTAAATTTATGATATTTGTGTGAAGTTTTATGAATCGAACTTCAAAATGCTCACAGAGCATTGGATGATACACTCGCAACAGCTGAACTTTTTCGTAAATTAATAGCTAAGTTACAATCAAGTTCGTATGAGTATTGAGAATATCTTTATTATTTTTTGGACCAATGTGGAGAATCAGGAATAAAAATATTAAAAGATCTTTATTTGCAAAAGCCGGAATTCGTATTGAGTTCTGAAGAATTTGTGGAAAAATATATTAAAGATTTATCAAATAATATACACGACATTCAAGACATTTCTATGTCTAAAGTAAATGAAAACTTATCTGATTTTCTTGAGAAAATACCTAATTTTGAGCTCAGAGACTCACAAAAGTCTATGCTCGACACAGTGGACAAAACTCTTAGTAATGGGAAGAAATCTCTTATAGAGGCTCCAACGGGAATTTGAAAGACTTTTGCATACTTACTCCCGGCTCTTCAGTATTCTCTTAATTTTTGAGAACAAGTTCACGTATCTACAAGCACAAAAGCACTTCAAGATCAGATTTTTTATAAAGATTTAGCCTTTCTTAAAACACACTTTCCTCATGAATTTTCATATACAAAACTGAAATGAAAACGAAATTATTTATGAGTAAGTTCTCTTCTAGAGTTTATAGATCAACAATGAATTTTATCGAGTTCACATTGCTCGTTTTTACTCAAAATTGTATTATGGAGTATAAAAAGTGAATTTGGAGAACTGGATGAACTTGATTTTTACTGAGAAGAGTTTAGTCATATATCAGAAATTCATGCTTGAAATGGATTTATTTTAAGTGATTCTAACCCTTTTAAACTTCAGGAATTTGCTCACAGAGCGCGTTTGAGAGCTAAGTCAGCCAATATAATCATTACAAATAATCATATTTTATTTCAAGATATAGCTTCTGAGTGATCGCTTCTTGGATGAGTTCAAAATCTTATTATCGATGAAGCACATGTTCTGGAGGATGTTGTTACTAGTTCGCTTAAGAAAACTGTCAATTTTCAACTGATTCAGAAATCATTTCAAAAAATTGAGAAAAAAATACAGAAGTATAAGATTTCTGATTTAGAAATAGATGAAGTAAAGCAAAAAATCCTGTATGAGAGCGCTGAATTGTTTTCTTTTTTTGAATGAGAAATATTTTCAAAATTTAGTTCAGGAGCCCAGTACAAAATGTTGTTATTGAAACAAGATTTTTTTGATGCCCATAAGGATCTATCAGAACTTGCAAAAAAAATAATTTATTCTATTCAATGACTCATAAAAGAAATAAAAAGCTTAGATGAATCTATTTCTCAAAAATTATCTCAAGAGATGCAAGAGCTTCTTAATATCAAGGATATTTTTCAAACATTTTTTGAAAATAGAGATATGTCAGAATTTATATATTATATGAGTTATGATGACACTAGAGGCCTACAACTCCATACTACTGTATTGAAACCTGGAAATTTTTTAGAAGAGAAACTCTGGTCATCACTCAAAAGTGTTATTCTCACAAGTGCAACCTTGCAGTTGAGTGAAGATTTTTCATATATTCAATGAGTGTTATCGCTTGATGATTTTGATACATTTGTACTTCCCTCAGATTTTGATTATCATAAACAAGCCCTTGTTTATATACCTCAAGATTTAGGCAGTATTAAAAATAATTTACCTGAAATTATAGATTTTCTTGCTGATTTCTTTAGAGTTGTAAAAGGAAGAACCCTTATGTTGTGTACAGCTTTTTTTGTTATCAGAGAGATTTATACGAAGTATAAGATTATACTTGAACGTGAAAATATAAATTTATTAGCTCAATCTATCAGTGGTAGTAAGTATAAGCAAATAGACTTTTTTAAAAAGAATCCAGAAAACTCAATTCTTTTGGGAACAGATACCTTTTGGGAGTGAATCGATATTCCATGAGATGATTTAAAATATCTCCTCATTCATAAAATCCCCTTTAGTGTTCCAAGTGACCCTATTTTTCAAGCGAGAAGCCAATTATACAAGGATAGTTTCAGTGAATATGCTATTCCTAAGTCTATTTTGAAGTTGAAGCAGTGATTTTGAAGGCTGATTCGAACAAAAAGTGATACTTGAATTATAGTTTTTTTAGATGATAGAATTTATTCAACCAAGTGGTGAGAAAAATACTATCAAGCCTTCCCTAAGGATATCAAAATTCGATACTGATCCAGTCAAAAACTTATAGATTTATTAGATAAAAGTAAGTAA
- a CDS encoding type II/IV secretion system protein: MNYLESLEELKNLVYKGDNVQKICDLIIATGVLGNASDIHVEPLSSYVRLRYRIDGELREILEYQSFLHTGIIARFKILSELKIDESRVPQDGRISKTIDSKPLDLRVSTLPTVHGEKIVMRIVDKSKKIPELGQLGIEGKNLKLLIKAIDLPNGVILTSGPTGSGKSTTLYSILTILNKPDINIMTLEDPVENQVDGISQSQVKPQIGYTFANGLRTALRQDPDIIMVGEMRDKETVDIAIEASLTGHLVLSTIHTNNASETITRILNMGVQPFLIPASLNIVIAQRLIKKLCPECKQEMSISEIDKITLKNIKNSLSITPKDELQARVSEETLKSPKFFKAVGCPACENNGYKGRVGIYEMLEITPGVKDMILKGESAFNINRQAVLDGMISLEQDGIIKALQGETTLEEVYKASKTQNEI; the protein is encoded by the coding sequence ATGAACTATTTAGAATCACTTGAAGAATTAAAAAACTTAGTGTACAAATGAGATAACGTCCAGAAAATTTGTGATCTCATTATTGCTACTTGAGTTTTATGAAATGCTTCTGATATACATGTTGAGCCATTAAGTTCTTATGTTCGGCTGAGGTACAGAATTGACTGAGAATTACGAGAGATTCTAGAATATCAGTCGTTTCTTCATACCTGAATCATTGCGAGATTCAAAATACTCTCAGAACTCAAAATTGATGAATCTCGTGTTCCTCAGGATGGGAGAATTAGTAAAACTATTGATAGTAAGCCACTTGACCTCAGAGTATCAACTCTTCCAACGGTCCATTGAGAAAAGATAGTAATGAGAATTGTTGACAAGTCTAAAAAGATTCCTGAACTTGGTCAATTATGAATTGAATGAAAGAACCTGAAACTCCTTATAAAGGCAATAGATCTTCCAAACTGAGTTATACTGACGAGTTGACCAACAGGTTCAGGTAAGTCCACAACGCTGTATTCAATTCTTACTATCTTAAACAAACCAGATATAAATATTATGACACTTGAGGATCCTGTAGAAAATCAAGTTGATGGTATCAGTCAAAGTCAGGTGAAACCTCAAATCGGGTATACCTTCGCAAATGGTCTGAGAACAGCCTTAAGACAAGACCCAGATATTATCATGGTATGAGAGATGCGAGACAAAGAAACCGTTGATATTGCCATTGAAGCTTCATTGACATGACATCTTGTATTGTCCACTATCCATACAAATAATGCTTCTGAGACTATTACACGTATACTCAATATGGGGGTACAGCCATTTCTTATACCAGCATCACTCAATATTGTTATTGCTCAAAGACTTATCAAAAAATTGTGTCCAGAATGTAAGCAGGAAATGAGTATTTCAGAAATAGACAAAATTACGCTGAAAAATATAAAAAATTCACTTTCTATTACTCCTAAAGATGAGTTACAGGCCAGAGTATCTGAAGAAACGCTCAAATCACCAAAATTCTTTAAAGCAGTTGGTTGTCCGGCTTGTGAAAATAATTGATATAAATGAAGAGTCTGAATCTATGAAATGCTTGAAATTACTCCATGAGTGAAGGATATGATTCTTAAATGAGAATCAGCATTTAATATAAATAGACAAGCTGTACTAGATGGGATGATTTCATTGGAACAAGATGGTATAATAAAAGCTCTGCAATGAGAAACTACTCTTGAAGAAGTCTATAAAGCATCTAAAACACAAAACGAAATTTAA